One genomic segment of Hordeum vulgare subsp. vulgare chromosome 2H, MorexV3_pseudomolecules_assembly, whole genome shotgun sequence includes these proteins:
- the LOC123427876 gene encoding AT-hook motif nuclear-localized protein 10-like, which yields MDGRDQQQQTPPPPPQTPTPTPRVSSPPPVAPGVMMPQHAYGAMPPGSANVMHGMPMAFNPMASPGASSPVMKPADMPLAFNPMASPGASSPAMKPADMPLAMYRPDSAAPPGMPQPVSGALVVSVSGSGSGGELVKKKRGRPRKYGPDGTLGSAVKAEAGGQSGGAGSNSNPDGKRRGRPPGSGKKKQLDALGSAGTSFTPHIITVKPNEDVASKIMSFSQQGPRTTCIISANGALCTATLRQPATSGGIVTYEGHFDILSLSGSFLLAEDGDTRSRTGGLSVALAGSDGRVVGGCVAGMLMAATPVQVVVGSFIAEGNKKPKEEQPKREPTSVPMPTSMPMQTASGFGAAASAAATPSDGTSSDHSDDPGSPIGPNGSAFNNAGHPTHASYAPIGWSLSGNQGRYDPDMKMVTD from the exons ATGGACGGCCGGGATCAGCAGCAGCAgacgcctcctccgccgccgcagacgccgacgccgacgccgcgcGTGAGCTCGCCGCCGCCGGTGGCCCCCGGCGTCATGATGCCGCAGCACGCCTACGGCGCGATGCCGCCGGGCTCCGCGAACGTCATGCACGGGATGCCGATGGCGTTCAACCCCATGGCGTCGCCCGGCGCCTCGTCGCCGGTAATGAAGCCCGCGGACATGCCGCTCGCCTTCAACCCCATGGCGTCGCCCGGCGCCTCTTCGCCGGCAATGAAGCCCGCGGACATGCCGCTGGCCATGTACCGGCCCGATTCCGCCGCCCCGCCGGGCATGCCGCAGCCCGTCAGCGGCGCCCTggtggtcagcgtcagcggcagcggcagcggcggggagctcgtgaagaagaagagggggcggCCGAGGAAGTACGGGCCGGACGGGACCCTCGGCTCGGCTGTGAAGGCCGAGGCGGGCGGGCAGTCTGGTGGCGCGGGGTCCAACTCGAATCCTGACGGCAAGCGCAGAGGACGCCCCCCTGGATCTGGCAAAAAGAAACAGCTCGATGCCTTAG GTTCAGCTGGGACATCATTTACTCCTCACATAATAACTGTGAAGCCTAATGAG GATGTTGCCTCGAAAATAATGTCTTTTTCACAACAAGGCCCACGTACTACATGTATAATCTCAGCAAACGGTGCGCTGTGCACAGCAACACTCCGTCAACCAGCAACCTCTGGTGGCATAGTGACATATGAG GGCCACTTTGATATTCTCTCTCTGTCGGGCTCCTTTCTGCTCGCAGAGGATGGTGACACTCGCAGCAGGACAGGTGGTTTGAGTGTTGCTCTGGCTGGAAGCGATGGACGTGTTGTAGGAGGTTGTGTTGCTGGAATGCTTATGGCTGCAACGCCTGTCCAG GTTGTGGTGGGCAGCTTCATCGCCGAAGGTAATAAAAAGCCAAAGGAAGAACAGCCGAAGCGCGAGCCAACATCTGTGCCGATGCCAACATCTATGCCGATGCAGACTGCTTCTGGCTTTGGTGCAGCAGCCTCTGCTGCTGCAACTCCATCAGATGGAACATCGAGTGACCACTCTGACGACCCAGGGAGCCCTATAGGACCCAACGGCAGCGCATTCAACAACGCAGGCCATCCGACCCACGCTTCATATGCTCCGATTGGCTGGTCACTCTCCGGGAACCAAGGCCGCTACGACCCAGACATGAAGATGGTGACCGACTAA
- the LOC123427875 gene encoding uncharacterized protein LOC123427875, with amino-acid sequence MGSAGATLLRFLLLASIVAGFAAHLAAGEKDCYGERDRIMHICIQSIKKDGFYLPATAACRSEVRKVDMPCICRVLTAFDERTVSPVKLVRLAHQCHIEIPVGSKCGTYTVPPSAHP; translated from the exons ATGGGCAGCGCCGGAGCCACCCTCCTCCGCTTCCTGCTGTTGGCCTCGATCGTCGCCGGGTTCGCGGCGCATCTCGCCGCGGGGGAGAAGGACTGCTACGGCGAGAGGGACAGGATCATGCACATCTGCATCCAGAGCATCAAGAAGGACGGCTTCTACCTGCCCGCAACCGCGGCCTGCCGCAGCGAGGTGAGGAAGGTCGACATGCCCTGCATCTGCCGCGTCCTCACCGCCTTCGACGAGCGTACCGTCAGCCCCGTGAAGCTCGTCCGCCTCGCCCACCAGTGCCACATCGAAATCCCCGTCGGGAGCAAATGCGGAA CTTACACCGTGCCACCATCCGCGCACCCGTGA